A region of Dioscorea cayenensis subsp. rotundata cultivar TDr96_F1 chromosome 5, TDr96_F1_v2_PseudoChromosome.rev07_lg8_w22 25.fasta, whole genome shotgun sequence DNA encodes the following proteins:
- the LOC120261218 gene encoding integrin-linked protein kinase 1-like has product MEVAAQLRRGISRQFSTGSIKLSGKFSFKRQSSFDPARPGGNSSRRFAFGRQSSLDPNRRSPVHEELSVPENLDSTMQLLFMACRGDVKGVEELLKEGADVNSIDLDGRTALHIAACEGHVEVVKLLLRWRANIDARDRWGSTAAVDAKYYGNTEVFNILKARGAKVPKTRRTPMAVSNPREVPEYELNPLELQFRRGEDILKGAYQVAKWNGTKVSVKILDKECYSDPESINAFKHELALLQRVRHPNVVQFVGAVTQNMPMMIVSEYHPKGNLASYLQKKGRLQPHKAFRFALDIARGMNYLHACRPDPIIHCDLKPKNILLDDGGQLKVTGCGLIKLSKLSPDKVRLAHPMQIDGSNLYLAPEVHNNEIFDGKVDSYSFGLILYEMIEGAPAFHPKPPEEAAKMLCVEGKRPQMKNKSKSYPLDIRELIEECWDPRPVVRPTFLEIIVRLDKVVANCGKQGRWTGNFKLPWK; this is encoded by the exons ATGGAGGTGGCCGCGCAGCTGCGGCGCGGGATCTCTCGCCAGTTCTCCACGGGATCGATTAAGCTCAGCGGAAAGTTCAGCTTCAAGCGCCAGTCCTCGTTCGATCCTGCGCGTCCTGGAGGGAACTCGAGCCGCCGGTTCGCGTTTGGCCGGCAGTCGTCGCTTGACCCGAACCGTCGGAGCCCTGTGCACGAGGAGCTCAGCGTGCCTGAGAACCTTGACTCGACCATGCAGCTTCTGTTTATGGCGTGCCGTGGAGATGTTAAGGGGGTGGAGGAGTTGCTCAAGGAGGGAGCTGATGTGAATAGTATCGATCTTGACGGGCGTACGGCGCTGCATATTGCGGCTTGCGAAGGGCATGTTGAGGTAGTGAAGCTTTTGTTGCGGTGGAGGGCTAATATTGATGCTCGGGATCGATGGGGAAGCACG GCGGCGGTGGATGCGAAGTATTATGGGAATACGGAGGTCTTTAACATATTGAAAGCCAGAGGAGCTAAAGTTCCG aaAACCAGGAGGACCCCAATGGCTGTCTCGAATCCCAGAGAAGTTCCAGAGTATGAGCTGAATCCATTGGAGCTTCAGTTTCGCAGAGGGGAGGATATTTTGAAG GGTGCATATCAAGTGGCTAAGTGGAATGGCACAAAGGTTTCTGTCAAAATATTGGACAAGGAGTGTTATTCTGATCCAGAGAGCAT AAATGCTTTCAAGCATGAGTTGGCTCTTCTGCAGAGGGTGCGGCATCCTAATGTGGTTCAATTTGTTGGAGCTGTTACCCAGAATATGCCCATGATGATTGTTTCTGAGTACCATCCTAAA GGTAATCTAGCTAGCTATTTGCAAAAGAAAGGACGGCTTCAACCACATAAAGCATTTAGATTTGCCCTTGATATTGCCAG GGGGATGAATTATCTCCATGCTTGCAGACCAGACCCCATCATACATTGTGATTTAAAGCCAAA AAATATTTTGCTCGATGATGGTGGGCAACTAAAGGTGACAGGCTGTGGCTTGATAAAGCTGTCAAAATTATCACCAGATAAAGTCAGATTGGCACATCCAATGCAAATTGATGGCTCCA ATTTGTATTTGGCACCAGAGGTTCAcaataatgaaatatttgatGGAAAGGTTGATTCATACTCGTTTGGACTTATTCTTTATGAG ATGATTGAAGGAGCGCCTGCTTTCCATCCAAAGCCTCCTGAAGAAGCTGCTAAAATGCTTTGCGTAGAAGGAAAGAGGccacaaatgaaaaacaaatctaAAAGCTATCCTCTTGACATCAGAGA GTTGATTGAAGAATGTTGGGATCCACGGCCTGTAGTGAGACCAACTTTCTTAGAGATAATTGTGCGGCTGGACAAAGTTGTTGCGAACTGTGGGAAGCAGGGACGGTGGACAGGCAACTTCAAGCTTCCTTG GAAATGA